DNA sequence from the Halorussus sp. MSC15.2 genome:
CGAGTTCGAGGCCACCGAAGCCAGTCTCGCCGCCGCGGGTCAGCCGAACGTCCGGGTCGAAATCGACCGCATCGACGAGCGGAGCCTCGGCGAACTCCTCTACGGCATGGAGGCCGCCTGCGTCCTCTACGGCGAACTCGCGGACGTGAAGACGTTCACGCAACCGGCGGTCGAGTGGGGCAAGAAGGCCGCGAGAGGGCTGTTGGGTGGCGGCGACTTCGAGGAGGCAGACGCCGTCGCCGAGAAGACGACGCTGACTGTCGAGTAGCGTCACCGATAGAACAGAAAATTTTTGATAACTGGTTGAATAGAACCGAAAGTACGTCCGTTCGAAACAATGCTATCGGCCCTCCATCGACGGGTAGCTCTCGCCACGCTAGTCGCCCTCGCAGGCGTCGCTGGCGTGGTCGCAGGCGCACCCGCAACGACAGACGATGTATCGAACAGTGACTACCACATCGTTTCGGACGGTGACATCGCCGCCTCCGTCTCGCAGTCCGACGCGACGAACGACAACGAGAACGTCACCGCGACCTTCGCCAACGACCACGAGAATATCGTACTCCATCCGCACGCGAATCAGACCGTCCGACTGCGAACGAACGCCGAGGCCGGGACGGAACTGAAGGTCGAACTCCTGAGAAACGGAAGTCTCAACCGGGTCACCACGGCCCCGGTCTCCGAGAACGGGACCGCGACCGCAGTTTTCGACCTCGGCGATTTCGAAGCCGAACGCGACGTCTCGCTGGTCGTCCGCCACGACGACAAGAAAGTCGCCGAATCTCCCGGCGTCGTGCGGAAAATCTCGACCGAACTCGTTCACCACGGTGACCCCCTCGTCCTCCGGCCCGCCGAGAACGAGACGGTTCAGATTCGGACCGACGCTGACCCCGGGCGAAAACTGCAGGTGGCACTCAAATCCGACAAGTTCGTCCGAGCCGTCACCGCGACCGTCTCCGAGAACGGGACTGCCACTGCGACGTTCGACCTGAGCGACGTGGAGTCGGGGACCCCGATTACCGTCTCGGTCTTCGCCAGCGACGAACCGGAGTTCGAGGGTCTCGTCGTGAACGAGTCGGCCACCGTGCGCAGAAACGGGACGCTAACTGTGGACGACCCCTCGTCGAACTACACCGTTCGGGGCCGCGTCGGTGACTGGACCGTCACGAAACTCGAGGTCAACGTGTCGTCGGTCGACTCGACGCTTGACGCGTCGCGGACCGTGACGGTCGACGGGGCCGGTCGATTTAACGCGACATTCGACCTCTCGTCGCTCTCCGCCGGTACCGAACTATCGGTCGATGTCGGCGGAGTGCCTCGGTCGGTGTCCGAACTCGTTGTAACCGAGGCGTCCCGCGACGCCACCGTGTTCGCTTTCGTAGAGACCCCGCTGAATCTCACGGTTCAGCGTCCGGGCGAGGCGGTGCTGGTCCGCGCCGCGTCCGACCAGACGATTCGCGGGACGACGAACCTCCGTCCGGGGACCGAACTAGTCGTGACCGCCGAGAACGGTGCGATGAACGTCCCGAGCGACTTCTCGCTGTCCGACACCGCGACGGTTCGAGAGGACGGCACCTTCGCCGCGACGCTCGACTTCGACGAGGCCGAGGCCGGAGCGAACTTCACGGTCACGGTCGAACGCGGTCTCCCGCTGGCAGAAGTGGACGGACGCGTCGTGAAGGAGTCGGCCGTAATTCCAACGACGACTGCTCGCACGACCACCGCCGACGAACCGACGGCGTCCACCAACTCGACGACCGACGGTAGCAGCGAGTCCAGCATCCCCGGGTTCGGCGTCCCCGTCGCGCTCGTCGCGGTGGCGGCCGGACTCGCGCTCGCGCGGCGGAACTGACGACTCGTCTCACTCGACACAACTCACCGCGCCAACATACAAACACAGGGACTTTAGCCCGGCCACCCCTTGTTCGGAATATGGAAGACCGTTCTGCTGCGAGCGTGGGCGTCGTGTTGGCCGGATTCACCCTCGCGGCCGCCGCGCTCCCGTGGGGCACCGTCGGCATCGGTCCCGTCGAAAACGTGATTCTCGCCGTCCTCGGTGTGACCGCGTTCGGCGCGTTCGTGTTGCGACGCCACGACGTACTCGCCCGCGGTCCCGGGTCGCTCGTCGCTGGCGTCGCCAGTCTCGGCGTCGTCGGATACGTCGGCGTGTCGAGAGCGAGCGCATTCGCCGGTCGCAGTACGTTGGCCGAGGGAACGACGCTATCCGTCGATGTAACTGCGGTCTCACCGTGGGGCGTGACCCTCGCGCTAATCGGCGGGGTGGGCGGCGTCATCGCGGCGTACGGCGACGGCCGGGGTCTCCCCGAATCGCTTGGTACGGCGGTCAAAGCCGCCGGATGGGGTCTCGCAGTCGGGTTCGCCGGACTGTTCGCCATCGCGGCGTGGGCCAGCGTGCTCGTGAGTATCGTCGCGGGACTCGTCCCCGGCGACCCCGGAACGGCCACTCAACTCGCCATCAGCGCGGTGGCGCTCGGTCTCGGTACCGGCACCGTCGCGCTGATATACTTTCAGTGGACGGACAAGACGCTGGCGTTCCTCGACTTCCGCGTCCCGACGCTGCGCGACCTCGGCTACGTCGGCGGTGGCATCCTCGCGCTGTTCGGACTACAGGTACTCGTCACGGTCGTCTTCTCCCAACTCGGCCTGAGCACCGCCGAACACAACGTCCAGCAGGCCGCGGCGGGCGGCAACGCCGAAATCCTCCTCTTGCTGATTCCGGCGTCGTGGCTCATCATCGGTCCGGGCGAAGAACTGCTCTACCGCAACATCATCCAGAAGTCGCTGTACCCGACGTTCGGCGAGTGGGGCGGTGTGCTGGTCGCGAGCGTCGTGTTCTCGCTGGCTCACATCCCCGCCTACGCGGCCGGGGCCGACCTCCCCGCGTTACTGAGTACGCTCGCGGTCATCTTCTTCCTCTCGCTCATCCTCGGCGCGACGTACCTGAAGACGGACAACGTGACGGTCTCGGCGTTGATTCACGGCACGTTCGACGCCATCATCTTCGCGGCGATGTACGTCCAGATGACTGGCGGTGCGTGACCGGTCTGTTCGCGACTGAAAACGGAGCGGGCGAAATCCACGTTCGGCCCGAAAACGGTGCGTCTGCTGTCCGTGCGTCCCGCGTCCGCCTCACGTCTGACGTAGATTTAACACCTTCAACGACCTCTGAAAGTCTCATGGAGCGTCGCTACTCGATTACCTGCGAGCGCGACCGCGCCAAGCGCATCGAGACGCTGGCCCGCGAGTACGACCTGACGACGCAGGAGGTCCTCCGGCAGCTCATCGAAGTCGGACTCGAAGAGATAGAGACCGACGAGTGAGTGCGAAACGACCCCGCGTGGGTCGAGCGACAGCGCAAGTTCCGCGGGAGACTGACCTCCCAACGGACGGGTCTCGCTGTGGGCGAATCATCCGGTCGGCGAGTCGAACGTCGGATAAAGACGGTAGTTCGGTCGATTCAGGCGTTCGACGGGTTCTTGCGGGTCAGTTCGCTTCCGCAGATGGGGCATCGGTCCTTGTTCTCGTCGAACTCGCGGCCGCACCCCTGACACTGGAAGCGCCAGTCGCGCTGTTCCGCGATGCCTTCCTGCGCGATGACCTCGACGCTCACGTCCATGTGTTCGGCGACGTTCTGCATGGCGTAGTCGTCGGTGACGAGCGTCGCGTCGAGTTCGAAGGCACCGGCGATGAGTCGAACGTCGGTGTCGGAGAGTTCCTCGAAGTCGCCGGTCTCCTTGGCGGCCCGACGCACGCGCTCGACCGCGCCGTCCTGCGGGATGTGGATGTGCATCCCGGACCCCTCCATCGCGTCGAAGCGATAGGCGCTCTCGTCCTCTAGTTCCTCGCGGACCATCGGGATGCTCGCCGTGTCCGCGTTGGTGTGATACTCGTTGATGAAAGCTGAGGCGTCTAGAACGTACATTTACCGCTGAACGACGATGTAGTCTTTTACTGCCTGCACTCGTTTGACGGGGACCTGAAATCGACCCTCTTCGTCGGAGTCGAACTCCACCGTGCCACGTTGCAACTGTTCGTCCGGTTCGACGAGTAGGTCCGCGAGTTCACCCGTCTTGAGGTCCATGGTGATGTTGTACAACATACCGAGTTCTGTTCCGTCTGACCCCATGACGGCCTTCCCCGAGAGGTTTTCGGCGAGGATTTTCGACATACGGGGGGTTACTGAGTGCTACACCATAAAGGATACGGGGTGGTGTGACCCCCGGCAGTTCGGTCGCTGACGTACAGCGGAGTGAAAAAGTTAAATGCTACGCGGAGTACCTCTTGAGTAAGAACCTTCTTTCCCCGGTGGTAGCCTATGCCTGACACTAATACACGCGAGAACGGACAAGGTCTGCGCACCCCCATTGTCGCCGTACTGGGGCACGTAGACCACGGCAAGACCAGTCTTCTGGACAAGATACGCGGTTCGACCGTCATCGAGGGGGAGGCGGGTGCTATCACCCAGCACATCGGTGCGACCGCCATCCCGCTCGACGTGGTGTCGAAGGTCGCGGGGAGCCTCATCGACCCGAGCGACTTCGACTTGCCGGGCCTGCTGTTCATCGACACGCCGGGTCACCACTCGTTCACGACGCTCCGGTCGCGCGGCGGCGCGCTGGCCGACATCGCCATCCTCGTCGTGGACGTGAACGACGGCTTCCAACCGCAGACGCTCGAAGCCATCAACATCCTCAAGCAGTCCCAGACGCCGTTCGTCGTCGCGGCGAACAAGATAGACACCATCCCGGGGTGGAAACCGAACGAGGACGCACCGGTCCAACAGACCAAGGAGGCCCAGAGCGACCGGGTACAGTCGGCGCTCGACGAGCAACTCTACGAGATTATCGGCGAACTCAGCGACGAGGGGTTCTCGGCCGACATGTACTGGCGGGTGCAGGACTTCCGGGGGAACATCGGCGTGGTACCGGTCAGCGCGGAGACCGGCGAGGGTGTCCCCGACCTCCTGACCGTCCTGATGGGTCTGGCCCAGCGGTACATGAAAGAGGACATGGCCATCGACGTGACCGGGCCGGGCGCGGGCACCGTTCTCGAAGTCAAAGAAGAGAAGGGCTTCGGGACGACCCTCGACGTGGTGCTGTACGACGGCACCATCCGCGAGGACGAGACCATCGTGGTCGGGGGTCTCGACGACCCAATCGTGACCGACGTGCGCGCCATCCTGAAACCCCGGCCGCTCGCCGAGATTCGGACCGAAGACCGCTTTGAGAAGGTGGACGAAATCGCGGCCGCGTCCGGCGTCAAAATCGCGGCACCTGACCTCGACGACGCGATGGCGGGCGCGCCAGTCCGCGTGGTCCGCGACCGAGACATCGAGGAAGTCATCACGGAGGTTCGGGCCGAACTCTCCGAAATCGAGGTCGAGACGCAGGAACAGGGCGTGGTCGTGAAGGCGGACACGCTCGGCAGTCTGGAGGCCATCGCCAACGCCATGGACGAGGCCGAGATTCCCATTATGCGCGCCGAAGTCGGCGACGTTGCCCCCCGCGACATCAGCGTGGCGTCCACCGCGAGCGAGGACAAGCACAAGACGATTCTCGCGTTCAACGTGGACGTGCTGGCCGACGCCGAACAGCAGGCCGAGGAGAGCGACGTGAAACTGTTCGAGAGCGGCGTCATCTACCGACTCATCGAGGAGTACGAGGAGTACATCGAGGAACTCGAACGCGCCCAGCAGGAGACGGTGCTGGACAACATCACTCGGCCCGCGCGGTTCCAGATTCTACAGGACCACACCTTCCGCCAGAACGACCCCGCCGTGGTCGGCGTCGAGATTCTCGCGGGCACCGTCAAGAAGAACAGCAACGTGGTGAAGTTCGACGGGAACGACCCGACGCGGGTCGGCCAACTCAAGGGGATTCAGGAGCAGGGCGAAGACGTGGACGAGGCTCGGAGCGGGAACCGCGTCAGCGTCGCCATCGACGGAC
Encoded proteins:
- a CDS encoding PRC-barrel domain-containing protein, with protein sequence MSKILAENLSGKAVMGSDGTELGMLYNITMDLKTGELADLLVEPDEQLQRGTVEFDSDEEGRFQVPVKRVQAVKDYIVVQR
- the infB gene encoding translation initiation factor IF-2 translates to MPDTNTRENGQGLRTPIVAVLGHVDHGKTSLLDKIRGSTVIEGEAGAITQHIGATAIPLDVVSKVAGSLIDPSDFDLPGLLFIDTPGHHSFTTLRSRGGALADIAILVVDVNDGFQPQTLEAINILKQSQTPFVVAANKIDTIPGWKPNEDAPVQQTKEAQSDRVQSALDEQLYEIIGELSDEGFSADMYWRVQDFRGNIGVVPVSAETGEGVPDLLTVLMGLAQRYMKEDMAIDVTGPGAGTVLEVKEEKGFGTTLDVVLYDGTIREDETIVVGGLDDPIVTDVRAILKPRPLAEIRTEDRFEKVDEIAAASGVKIAAPDLDDAMAGAPVRVVRDRDIEEVITEVRAELSEIEVETQEQGVVVKADTLGSLEAIANAMDEAEIPIMRAEVGDVAPRDISVASTASEDKHKTILAFNVDVLADAEQQAEESDVKLFESGVIYRLIEEYEEYIEELERAQQETVLDNITRPARFQILQDHTFRQNDPAVVGVEILAGTVKKNSNVVKFDGNDPTRVGQLKGIQEQGEDVDEARSGNRVSVAIDGPTVGRQIEEGDELWMELPEKHAKILEQELADDIPVDELEALQMYLDKRRKRDPFWGK
- a CDS encoding CopG family transcriptional regulator, whose translation is MERRYSITCERDRAKRIETLAREYDLTTQEVLRQLIEVGLEEIETDE
- a CDS encoding NOB1 family endonuclease → MYVLDASAFINEYHTNADTASIPMVREELEDESAYRFDAMEGSGMHIHIPQDGAVERVRRAAKETGDFEELSDTDVRLIAGAFELDATLVTDDYAMQNVAEHMDVSVEVIAQEGIAEQRDWRFQCQGCGREFDENKDRCPICGSELTRKNPSNA
- a CDS encoding BGTF surface domain-containing protein is translated as MLSALHRRVALATLVALAGVAGVVAGAPATTDDVSNSDYHIVSDGDIAASVSQSDATNDNENVTATFANDHENIVLHPHANQTVRLRTNAEAGTELKVELLRNGSLNRVTTAPVSENGTATAVFDLGDFEAERDVSLVVRHDDKKVAESPGVVRKISTELVHHGDPLVLRPAENETVQIRTDADPGRKLQVALKSDKFVRAVTATVSENGTATATFDLSDVESGTPITVSVFASDEPEFEGLVVNESATVRRNGTLTVDDPSSNYTVRGRVGDWTVTKLEVNVSSVDSTLDASRTVTVDGAGRFNATFDLSSLSAGTELSVDVGGVPRSVSELVVTEASRDATVFAFVETPLNLTVQRPGEAVLVRAASDQTIRGTTNLRPGTELVVTAENGAMNVPSDFSLSDTATVREDGTFAATLDFDEAEAGANFTVTVERGLPLAEVDGRVVKESAVIPTTTARTTTADEPTASTNSTTDGSSESSIPGFGVPVALVAVAAGLALARRN
- a CDS encoding CPBP family intramembrane glutamic endopeptidase — encoded protein: MEDRSAASVGVVLAGFTLAAAALPWGTVGIGPVENVILAVLGVTAFGAFVLRRHDVLARGPGSLVAGVASLGVVGYVGVSRASAFAGRSTLAEGTTLSVDVTAVSPWGVTLALIGGVGGVIAAYGDGRGLPESLGTAVKAAGWGLAVGFAGLFAIAAWASVLVSIVAGLVPGDPGTATQLAISAVALGLGTGTVALIYFQWTDKTLAFLDFRVPTLRDLGYVGGGILALFGLQVLVTVVFSQLGLSTAEHNVQQAAAGGNAEILLLLIPASWLIIGPGEELLYRNIIQKSLYPTFGEWGGVLVASVVFSLAHIPAYAAGADLPALLSTLAVIFFLSLILGATYLKTDNVTVSALIHGTFDAIIFAAMYVQMTGGA